CGTCCCGGCGATGAGCTTGGAACCGTGGCATCCCCATCCCGGCGATGAGCTTGGAACCGTGGCATCGCCGTCCCGGCGATGAGCTTGGAACCGTGGCATCGCCGTCCCGGCGATGAGTATCGGAACCGGCGAGGCGCCGGAGCCACGGCTACCTCCATACTGTCCGACGGAATGCCACCTTCGCTCACCAAGGCATCTCGCAGTTGCCAGATACGTGACGTCGTCGAAGAGGACTTCGTGCGCCCACTGCATCTGCGACGTGACAGCAGTGTGGGTAAGGAACAGCCACTGTTACGAGGAACAGTTCCATCCATCCTTGTGGCATCAGGGACGGGGGCTGCCAGAGCCCGTCGCGCCTTCGATCCCTTGCATATTGGCAACCCAGAGGTTGACCGCCGGTGCGTGGGGGATGGAACATCCGCCGCTTGCGGTGGGGGCATCGAATCCTCCAAGCGGGCCGTTGACGGAAAGGGCTCCCTCGCCAAGCTCGGGACGACATGGCAGCGACCCGACAGGTCCCTACCCTGCCATCCCGAGCATTCTCGAGCGATTTAGCCTCCTCGAGTGACTCAGAGCTCGCGGACAACGAGACTTAGGATGTTCTCGTTGCCATAGCGGATTCGGTCCAAGACCTCCGAGGGCGGCTTTGTCGTGACACTGAGATAGCAGATTGCGCCGCCGGCTTCCTCCAACACGATGTTCTCCATCTCTTGCACGTTGATGGATGCCTTTTGCAGTTCGCCTAGTACGTGAGCAATGACCCCCACGCGGTCGCGATGCCGCACCGCAATGAGGTGGCTTGCAGGCGACTCGGAGCGGATGTTGACCGCGTTCGGCGGCTGTCCCGAGCGCGCGAATTCGCGGATGATACGTACAGTCTCTTCGGCGACTGCCTCTTGAGCCTGATCCGTAGAGGCGCCGATGTGATGGGTGACATACACATTGGGCATTGTCATCAGCTCGCTGTTTACCTCGCCCTCGGCGACCGAAGGCTCTTCGTCGAACACATCGAGCCCGATACGCAGATTGCGCTCCTTGGCGTACTTCAGCAGCGCCTTTTGGTCAACGACCTTCGCCCGCGAGGTATTGACTAGGATCGTGCCTGGCTTCAGCCGAGACAGAACCTGCTCTCCGATGATTCCCTGCGTCTCCGGGGTGAGCGCAAGGTGGATCGTCAGCACATCGCTATCTTCGGCAACTTCTTCGATCGTGGGTCTGTAACCGACGCCCATGTCGTCGGCAATCTCGGGAGTGATCCATCGAGACCATCCGACCACCTTCATACCGAAGGCCTTTCCGCGGTGCACTACTTCCTGGCCGATGTTGCCCAATCCGAGCACCCCGAGCGTCCGGCCGTAGAGGCCGCGAGCCTTGGAGAACTCTTTCTTGTTCCACTTCCCTTCCCGGAACTGGATGACGTTGTCAGGAATGCGGCGGTCGAGGGCGAGTATAAGGCCGAAAGCTAACTCCGCGACTGCGACAGAGTTTTTCCCGGGGCAGTTAGACACATAGATTCCGCTGCGGGACGCGGCCTCCACGTCTATCGTGTTGTAGCCTGCACCTGCGCGCACGACGAGGGACAGGGACGAATCCCGTAGCATCTCCTCGGTCACGACGGTCGAGCGAACGACGAGCACGTCGGGTCGGTGCTCCCGGATCGCTGCGACCAGCGCCTCCTCTTTGAGGCTCGGATCACTCACAACGTCAAAGCCGCTGGCGGTCAGAGCATCCAGTCCGGACTGCTCGAACTTGTCGGCAACCAACACTTTCATTGTGTTCTTCCTCCTTTGGTCGCGGGCGGTCATTGCCCGCCACTATGTACGAACTGTGTACGATCAGATTGGATTCACGAACATGCCGGAGCGAAGCTTCGGCTCGAACCACGTGGACTTCGGCGGCATTACGCCACCGGCGTCCGACACACGAAGCACATCCTCGATACGGGTCGGGTGAAGCAGGAGCGCGGCGCCTCCGCCAGCGTCTGCCTTCGCCTGCAACTCGGAAGCATCGCGAATGCCCCCCACGAACTCGATGTTTTTGTCTGTCCGAGGGTCTCCGATTCCGAAAACGGGCTCGAGCAGTTCGCGCTGAACGATGCTCACGTCCAGGCTCTCGATCGGGTCGTCCGGCGGTGCACTCTTCGGTCGAATGCCATACCAGTGGCCGGCGAAGTAGAGTGTCACACTGCCGCGAGGAGGCGGCGTCGGCCGCGGCAGTTCTTCGACCTCGAAGCGCTCGCGCACTTTCGCCATCACGTCGCCGGGCGGAGCCTTTAGCACCACGCGATTGTACGGCAGTATCTGAAGCTGCCCTGCAGGGAACATAACGCCGAGAAAGCGATTGTAAGGCTCGTCGCCGGTGTGATTTGGGTTCGCGGCCCTCAGCTCATCCCGAGCCCGCGAAGCGCTCTTCGCGCGATGGTGCCCATCGGCTATGTAGAGCGCGGGCACCTGCTCGAACTCCCTGCGGATCTCGGTGCAGATCGGGTCGCTCTCGTCCACGCGCCAGACAGTGTGGCGAACTGCGCGATCGTCGTCGAAGTCGTAGAGCACCTCACGCTGCATGACCGTTTCCATCAGCTCGGTGATGCGGGGCCTGTCCCGGTAGGTGAGGAACACCGGACCCGTCTGGCACCGGGTACGCACGATGTGCCGAGTGCGGTCGTCTTCCTTGTCCTGCCTGGTTTTCTCGTGCTTCTTGATGCGATCATCGTCGTACTCGTCCACCGAGCAGAGTGCCACCACACCGGCCTGCGTATGCTCACCCATTCGCTGGCGATACACATAAATAGCAGCGGACTGGTCGGGCACCAAGACGCCCTGCCGTTTGAACTCGGCCAGGTTCTCTGCTGCTTTGTCGTAGATGGCGGGCGAATAGGGGTCTACGCCGGGTGGAAAGTCCACTTCGGCGCGTGAGATGCGGAGGAAGCAGAATGGTTTTCCGGCTGCGAAGGCACGGGCTTCGGCTTCGTTCACGACGTCGTACGGGGGAGCAGCCACTTGGGCAACCATCTCGACGGGCGGGCGAAGTGCTTTGAGGGGGTGGATCGTCGCCATATCGACCCGAAAGAATACCCCAGCGGAGCCGGACGTACGCACACTACTCGCAGGGTAGAGAGGCTATCTGACGAATGGTGGGAGCATGGTGAGATGGAGAGTGGAGGAAGCGGATGCGGGGGCGGTGCGGAACCTATCGGATAGCCTCGACCTTTCAGAACTGACGGCAAGGCTCTTGGTGAACAGGGGCATCAGAAATCCGGAGCAGGCGCAGGCGTTCCTCTCGCCTCAGATGTCGGACCTTCACGACCCGATGCTCCTGCCCGACTGCGGCGAGGCGGTGAGGCAGATCGCCTCGGCACTCGAGAACAAAGAGACGATCTTCGTCCACGGAGACTACGACGTGGACGGAATCACCTCTGCGGCGATCTGGACACGTTGCCTGCGTCGGCTCGGGGGTGTGGTGGAACCCCATCTTCCTCATCGGCAGAAGGACGGCTACGGCTTCCATCGTGCGGGGGTAGAGCGAGCGAAGGAACTGGGAGCGTCGCTGATCCTCACTTGCGACTGCGGTATCTCGGCTGTGGAGGTTGTGGAGTATGCTCACGAGCTGGGCATGCGGGTAGTAGTGACCGACCACCATGAGCCCGGCGCTCGGGTGCCCAAGGCGGAGGCTGTGGTAAATCCCCTTCTGCCGGGGAGCCAATATCCGTTCCAGTACCTCGCCGGTGTCGGGG
This DNA window, taken from Fimbriimonadia bacterium, encodes the following:
- a CDS encoding hydroxyacid dehydrogenase, producing MKVLVADKFEQSGLDALTASGFDVVSDPSLKEEALVAAIREHRPDVLVVRSTVVTEEMLRDSSLSLVVRAGAGYNTIDVEAASRSGIYVSNCPGKNSVAVAELAFGLILALDRRIPDNVIQFREGKWNKKEFSKARGLYGRTLGVLGLGNIGQEVVHRGKAFGMKVVGWSRWITPEIADDMGVGYRPTIEEVAEDSDVLTIHLALTPETQGIIGEQVLSRLKPGTILVNTSRAKVVDQKALLKYAKERNLRIGLDVFDEEPSVAEGEVNSELMTMPNVYVTHHIGASTDQAQEAVAEETVRIIREFARSGQPPNAVNIRSESPASHLIAVRHRDRVGVIAHVLGELQKASINVQEMENIVLEEAGGAICYLSVTTKPPSEVLDRIRYGNENILSLVVREL
- a CDS encoding DUF1015 domain-containing protein is translated as MATIHPLKALRPPVEMVAQVAAPPYDVVNEAEARAFAAGKPFCFLRISRAEVDFPPGVDPYSPAIYDKAAENLAEFKRQGVLVPDQSAAIYVYRQRMGEHTQAGVVALCSVDEYDDDRIKKHEKTRQDKEDDRTRHIVRTRCQTGPVFLTYRDRPRITELMETVMQREVLYDFDDDRAVRHTVWRVDESDPICTEIRREFEQVPALYIADGHHRAKSASRARDELRAANPNHTGDEPYNRFLGVMFPAGQLQILPYNRVVLKAPPGDVMAKVRERFEVEELPRPTPPPRGSVTLYFAGHWYGIRPKSAPPDDPIESLDVSIVQRELLEPVFGIGDPRTDKNIEFVGGIRDASELQAKADAGGGAALLLHPTRIEDVLRVSDAGGVMPPKSTWFEPKLRSGMFVNPI